A window of the Corythoichthys intestinalis isolate RoL2023-P3 chromosome 6, ASM3026506v1, whole genome shotgun sequence genome harbors these coding sequences:
- the LOC130917538 gene encoding TRPM8 channel-associated factor homolog, with protein MSTEQSHDEGAYLSLMKGLKELDFRGSSVPGALLLTGEHAIPLVVNSQGHVLVAASKYGSGRIVVLGHEVYLTKFDTLVENALIWLRGDGSRNTSVGVNNSVKAVADNLSKSRFQAKIVGAFHKNLDVGVYVTDTYSLNTDEKDLVVFLKNGGGVLIGGQAWHWAANHPKENTLLHFGGNKVSAVSGIYFSEHPAEAELLPVYPQIPASWMRVVLGKEVEVDLAFLLQGVSEFDITGGALASEILVHGRLAFPIGMTEDKRPFLAATYYGLGRVVVVSHEAFLGRKELETFWTNAIQWLDDGRRGTVGVLQHNALDILNKSGLKCEKSDFRKDLSVFVCSAYSDKHMHEIQNFVAEGGGLLIGGHAWWWAQSHNGQNPLTDFAGNKILNKMGLSILRETIQGGHYKAHLPSQISKDNYHFHHILQRFAAHVTEGEDLTKHEEQCLKKLGKDCAAFLKMDAHDRCSYAQVLSTLTHVLEKSSIPQVCDTCPVKNPKDHLLLNVGAEVYKVCPDPDRLLPYLIKQNPVLPVVYNRRIPVNINTADNEEWISTGLYLSHGMRTYIGMPTQIVKKGWKVQIGCQTDYLKHDELKRAPSVTEQFPIDTEMMQVWNLWGGLIYLVAPPKTQVEGVEIIVQVAVQAPYYKSGVTKLADWPVLRTAPSPWAELEFENIVLTVPSDIIRELDRPDTLATLWDAIMRGIADLAAKQHTFPRKERFVADVQISHGWMHAGYPIMMHKASANEVVDIENIKSKGMWGPIHELGHNQQRDCWEFRPHTTECTCNLWSVYIHEEVLGINREKAHGDVSSEKRKSRLEEFVKGGRQLSEWAVWVALETYLQLQERFGWDAFKKVFAAYHKISNYPKDNNGKMNLYAETFSKIVGMNLCGFFKAWSWPIEKATEETLSNLPTWADHPMVRFG; from the exons ATGTCGACCGAACAAAGTCACGATGAGGGTGCTTATTTGTCCCTGATGAAAGGCTTGAAAGAGCTGGACTTCCGTGGCTCTTCTGTTCCCGGCGCCCTACTGCTGACAGGAGAACATGCAATTCCTTTGGTAGTGAACAGCCAAGGCCATGTCCTGGTGGCTGCCTCCAAGTATGGCTCTGGAAGAATTGTGGTCCTGGGACATGAGGTGTACTTGACAAAGTTTGACACACTGGTAGAAAATGCTCTGATTTGGCTGAGAGGAGATGGCTCACGCAATACGTCTGTGGGGGTCAACAACAGTGTCAAAGCAGTTGCTGATAATCTCAGCAAATCCCGGTTCCAAGCTAAAATTGTGGGTGCATTCCATAAGAATCTGGATGTTGGTGTGTATGTAACAGACACCTACAGCCTTAATACAGATGAGAAGGACCTGGTGGTATTTCTGAAAAATGGTGGTGGAGTGTTGATTGGAGGGCAAGCGTGGCATTGGGCTGCAAACCACCCCAAGGAGAATACGCTGCTTCACTTTGGAGGGAATAAAGTTTCTGCTGTGTCTGGGATATATTTCTCCGAACATCCAGCTGAAGCTGAACTGTTGCCAGTTTATCCTCAGATTCCAGCCTCATGGATGCGTGTGGT ACTGGGAAAGGAAGTTGAGGTGGATCTAGCATTCCTACTTCAAGGGGTATCTGAGTTTGATATTACGGGTGGTGCGCTGGCTTCTGAGATTCTAGTTCACGGACGGCTCGCCTTCCCTATTGGAATGACCGAAGACAAACGGCCATTCCTGGCAGCCACCTATTATGGACTTGgacgtgttgttgttgtgagtcATGAAGCATTTCTTGGACGAAAG GAACtcgagacattttggaccaatgCTATCCAGTGGTTGGATGACGGCCGACGAGGCACTGTTGGCGTTCTGCAACATAACGCCCTCGACATTCTAAATAAATCTGGGTTGAAGTGTGAAAAGAGTGATTTCAGGAAAGACctgagtgtgtttgtgtgttcagCTTACAGTGACAAACACATGCATGAGATTCAAAATTTTGTGGCAGAAGGAGGAGGCCTTCTGATTGGTGGCCATGCTTGGTGGTGGGCACAGTCACACAATGGCCAAAATCCATTGACAGATTTCGCAG GAAACAAGATCCTGAACAAAATGGGCTTGAGCATTTTGCGTGAAACCATACAGGGAGGTCACTATAAAGCACATCTGCCAAGCCAGATTAGCAAGGACAACTACCACTTCCACCACATTCTACAACGTTTTGCTGCTCATGTAACTGAAGGAGAAGATCTTACCAAACATGAGGAGCAATGCCTTAAAAAACTTGGAAAGGACTGTGCCGCCTTTCTAAAAATGGATGCTCATGACCGTTGTTCATACGCTCAGGTCCTGTCAACCCTTACACACGTCCTGGAGAAATCAAGCATTCCTCAG GTGTGTGATACCTGCCCAGTCAAAAATCCCAAAGACCATCTCCTACTCAACGTGGGTGCAGAAGTGTATAAGGTTTGCCCTGATCCTGACAGGCTGCTGCCTTACCTCATCAAGCAGAACCCTGTGTTGCCTGTTGTCTATAATCGGAGGATTCCAGTAAACATAAACACGGCAG ATAACGAAGAGTGGATCAGTACTGGTCTCTATCTCTCTCATGGTATGAGGACCTACATAGGTATGCCTACGCAGATTGTGAAGAAGGGATGGAAG GTCCAAATAGGTTGCCAAACGGACTACCTGAAGCATGACGAATTGAAAAGAGCCCCAAGTGTTACCGAGCAATTTCCCATTGACACTGAGATGATGCAGGTGTGGAACCTGTGGGGAGGTCTCATCTACTTAGTGGCCCCGCCTAAAACTCAAGTCGAAGGGGTTGAGATCATAGTGCAGGTAGCTGTGCAAGCACCTTATTATAAATCTG GTGTGACAAAACTGGCTGATTGGCCTGTGCTGCGAACAGCTCCTTCCCCTTGGGCAGAGTTGGAGTTTGAAAATATCGTACTCACTGTACCGTCAGATATCATCCGGGAACTAGATAGACCAGATACGCTGGCAACACTCTGGGACGCAATCATGAGAGGCATTGCTGATCTGGCTGCCAAACAACACACATTTCCTCGCAAAGAACGCTTTGTAGCAGATGTGCAGATTTCACATG GTTGGATGCACGCAGGATACCCCATCATGATGCACAAGGCCTCGGCCAATGAAGTGGTCGATATTGAAAATATCAAGTCTAAAGGCATGTGGGGACCAATCCACGAGCTTGGACACAACCAGCAGAGAGATTGCTGGGAATTTCGGCCGCATACCACAGAGTGCACATGCAACCTTTGGTCAGTGTACATTCATGAGGAAGTGTTAGGAATCAACAGGGAAAAG GCCCATGGAGATGTCAGTTCAGAAAAAAGAAAGAGTCGATTGGAGGAATTTGTAAAAGGGGGCAGGCAACTCAGTGAGTGGGCGGTGTGGGTGGCTCTTGAAACATACCTGCAG CTCCAGGAAAGATTTGGCTGGGATGCCTTCAAGAAGGTGTTTGCGGCCTACCACAAAATAAGCAATTATCCAAAGGACAACAATGGAAAGATGAACCTGTACGCAGAGACCTTCtccaaaattgttggaatgaaccTGTGTGGATTCTTTAAGGCCTGGAGTTGGCCCATAGAGAAGGCTACTGAGGAGACACTGTCCAACCTTCCTACCTGGGCGGATCACCCAATGGTCCGGTTTGGTTGA
- the LOC130917537 gene encoding TRPM8 channel-associated factor homolog isoform X3 yields the protein MNCCQFILRFQPHGCVWCILGKEVEVDLEFLLQGISEFDITGGALASEILVHGRLAFPIGMTEDKRPFLAATYYGLGRVVVVSHEGFLGRKELSAFWTNAIHWLDDGRRGTVGVLQHNALDILKKSGLKCEKSDFRKDLSVFVCSAYSDKHMHEIQNFVAEGGGLLIGGHAWWWAQSHNGQNPLTDFAGNKILNKMGLSILRETIQGGHYKAPVPRQISKDNYHFQHLLQRFAAHVTEGEDLTKHEEQCLKKLGKDCATFLKMDAHDRCSYAQVLSTLTHILEKSGIPQVCDTCPVKSPKDHLLLKVGTEVYKVCPDPDRLLPYLIKQNPVLPVVYNHRIPVNISTADHEEWISTGLYLSHGMRTYIAMPPQIVKKGWKVQIGCQTDYLKHAELKRAPSVHERFPIDTEMMQVWNLWGGLIYLVAPPKTQVRGVEIIVQIAVPAPYYKSGVTKLADWAVLRTAPSPWAELEFENIVLTVPSDVIRELDRPDTLAALWDAIMRSIADLAAKPHKFPRKERFVADVQISNGWMHSGYPIMMHKASATEVVKIENIKSKGMWGPIHELGHNQQRDCWEFRPHTTECTCNLWSVYIHEEVLGINREKAHGAVSSEKRKSRLEEFVKGGRQLSKWEVWVALETYLQLQERFGWDAFKKVFAAYHKISNYPKDNNGKMNLYAETFSKIVGLNLCGFFKAWSWPIEKATEKTLSNLPTWADHPMVRFGLRVLPLD from the exons ATGAACTGTTGCCAGTTTATCCTCAGATTCCAGCCTCATGGATGCGTGTGGTGTAT ACTGGGAAAGGAAGTTGAGGTGGATCTGGAGTTCCTACTTCAAGGCATATCTGAGTTTGATATCACGGGTGGTGCGCTGGCTTCTGAGATTCTAGTTCACGGACGGCTCGCCTTCCCTATTGGAATGACCGAAGACAAACGGCCATTCCTGGCAGCCACCTATTATGGACTTGgacgtgttgttgttgtgagtcATGAAGGATTTCTTGGACGAAAG GAACTCTCTGCATTTTGGACCAATGCTATCCACTGGTTGGATGACGGCCGAAGAGGCACTGTTGGCGTTCTGCAACATAACGCCCTCGACATTCTAAAAAAATCTGGGTTGAAGTGTGAAAAGAGTGATTTCAGGAAAGACctgagtgtgtttgtgtgttcagCTTACAGTGACAAACACATGCATGAGATTCAAAATTTTGTGGCAGAAGGAGGAGGCCTTCTGATTGGTGGCCATGCTTGGTGGTGGGCACAGTCACACAATGGTCAAAATCCATTGACAGATTTTGCAG GGAACAAGATCCTGAACAAAATGGGCTTGAGCATTTTGCGTGAAACCATACAGGGAGGTCACTATAAAGCCCCTGTGCCAAGACAGATTAGCAAAGACAACTACCACTTCCAACATCTTCTACAGCGCTTTGCTGCTCATGTAACTGAAGGAGAAGATCTTACCAAACATGAGGAACAATGCCTTAAAAAACTTGGAAAGGACTGTGCCACGTTTCTAAAAATGGACGCTCATGACCGTTGTTCATACGCGCAAGTCCTGTCCACCCTTACACACATCCTCGAGAAATCAGGCATTCCTCAG GTATGTGATACCTGCCCAGTGAAAAGTCCCAAAGACCATCTCCTACTCAAAGTGGGCACAGAGGTGTATAAGGTTTGCCCTGATCCTGACAGGCTGCTGCCTTACCTCATCAAGCAGAACCCTGTGTTACCTGTTGTATATAATCATAGGATTCCGGTAAACATAAGCACGGCAG ATCATGAAGAGTGGATCAGTACTGGTCTCTACCTCTCTCATGGTATGAGGACCTACATAGCAATGCCTCCGCAGATTGTGAAGAAGGGATGGAAG GTCCAAATAGGTTGCCAAACAGACTACCTTAAGCATGCCGAATTGAAGAGAGCCCCTAGTGTTCATGAGCGATTTCCCATTGACACTGAAATGATGCAGGTTTGGAACTTGTGGGGAGGTCTCATCTACTTAGTGGCCCCACCTAAAACTCAAGTCAGAGGGGTTGAGATCATAGTGCAGATAGCTGTGCCAGCACCCTATTATAAATCTG GTGTGACAAAACTGGCTGATTGGGCTGTGCTGCGAACAGCTCCTTCCCCTTGGGCAGAGTTGGAGTTTGAAAATATCGTACTCACTGTACCGTCAGATGTCATCAGGGAACTGGATAGACCAGATACGCTGGCAGCACTTTGGGACGCAATCATGAGAAGCATTGCTGATCTGGCTGCCAAACCACACAAATTTCCTCGCAAAGAACGCTTTGTAGCAGATGTGCAGATTTCAAACG GCTGGATGCACTCGGGATACCCCATCATGATGCACAAGGCCTCGGCCACTGAAGTGGTCAAAATTGAAAATATCAAGTCTAAAGGCATGTGGGGACCAATCCACGAGCTTGGACACAACCAGCAGAGAGATTGCTGGGAATTTCGGCCACATACCACAGAGTGCACATGCAATCTTTGGTCAGTATACATACATGAGGAAGTGTTAGGAATCAACAGGGAAAAG GCTCATGGAGCTGTCAGTTCTGAAAAAAGAAAGAGTCGATTGGAGGAATTTGTGAAAGGGGGCAGGCAACTCAGCAAGTGGGAGGTGTGGGTCGCTCTTGAAACATACCTGCAG CTCCAGGAAAGATTTGGCTGGGATGCCTTCAAGAAGGTGTTTGCGGCCTACCACAAAATAAGCAATTATCCAAAGGACAACAATGGAAAGATGAACCTATACGCAGAGACATTCTCCAAAATTGTTGGACTGAACCTGTGTGGATTCTTTAAGGCCTGGAGCTGGCCAATAGAGAAGGCTACTGAGAAGACACTGTCCAACCTTCCTACCTGGGCGGACCACCCAATGGTCCGGTTTGGTTTAAGGGTTTTGCCTCTGGATTGA
- the LOC130917537 gene encoding TRPM8 channel-associated factor homolog isoform X1: MRIDGDSLHAMSTEQSDHEGAYLSLMKGLKELDFRGSSVPGALLLTGEHAFPLVMNSQGHVLVAASKYGSGRIVVLGHEEYLTKFATLVENALIWLRGDGSRNTSVGVNNSVKAVADNLSKSRFQTKIVGAFHKNLDVGVFVTDTYSLNKNEKDLVAFLKNGGGVLIGGQAWHWAANHPKENMLLRFGGNKVSAVSGIYFSEHPAEDELLPVYPQIPASWMRVVLGKEVEVDLEFLLQGISEFDITGGALASEILVHGRLAFPIGMTEDKRPFLAATYYGLGRVVVVSHEGFLGRKELSAFWTNAIHWLDDGRRGTVGVLQHNALDILKKSGLKCEKSDFRKDLSVFVCSAYSDKHMHEIQNFVAEGGGLLIGGHAWWWAQSHNGQNPLTDFAGNKILNKMGLSILRETIQGGHYKAPVPRQISKDNYHFQHLLQRFAAHVTEGEDLTKHEEQCLKKLGKDCATFLKMDAHDRCSYAQVLSTLTHILEKSGIPQVCDTCPVKSPKDHLLLKVGTEVYKVCPDPDRLLPYLIKQNPVLPVVYNHRIPVNISTADHEEWISTGLYLSHGMRTYIAMPPQIVKKGWKVQIGCQTDYLKHAELKRAPSVHERFPIDTEMMQVWNLWGGLIYLVAPPKTQVRGVEIIVQIAVPAPYYKSGVTKLADWAVLRTAPSPWAELEFENIVLTVPSDVIRELDRPDTLAALWDAIMRSIADLAAKPHKFPRKERFVADVQISNGWMHSGYPIMMHKASATEVVKIENIKSKGMWGPIHELGHNQQRDCWEFRPHTTECTCNLWSVYIHEEVLGINREKAHGAVSSEKRKSRLEEFVKGGRQLSKWEVWVALETYLQLQERFGWDAFKKVFAAYHKISNYPKDNNGKMNLYAETFSKIVGLNLCGFFKAWSWPIEKATEKTLSNLPTWADHPMVRFGLRVLPLD, translated from the exons ATGCGAATTGACGG AGATTCACTTCACGCCATGTCGACCGAACAAAGTGACCATGAGGGGGCTTATTTGTCCCTGATGAAAGGCTTGAAAGAGCTGGACTTCCGTGGTTCTTCTGTTCCCGGTGCCCTGCTGCTGACAGGAGAACATGCATTTCCTTTGGTAATGAACAGCCAAGGCCATGTCCTGGTGGCTGCCTCCAAGTATGGCTCTGGAAGAATTGTGGTCCTGGGACATGAGGAGTACTTGACAAAGTTTGCGACTCTGGTAGAAAATGCTCTGATTTGGCTGAGAGGAGATGGTTCGCGCAACACGTCTGTGGGGGTCAACAACAGCGTTAAAGCAGTTGCTGATAATCTCAGCAAATCCCGCTTCCAAACTAAAATTGTGGGTGCATTCCATAAGAATCTGGATGTTGGTGTGTTTGTAACAGACACCTACAGCCTTAATAAAAATGAGAAGGACCTGGTGGCATTTCTGAAAAATGGTGGTGGAGTGTTGATTGGAGGGCAAGCATGGCATTGGGCTGCAAACCACCCCAAGGAGAACATGCTGCTTCGCTTTGGAGGAAATAAAGTTTCTGCTGTGTCTGGGATATATTTCTCTGAACATCCAGCTGAAGATGAACTGTTGCCAGTTTATCCTCAGATTCCAGCCTCATGGATGCGTGTGGT ACTGGGAAAGGAAGTTGAGGTGGATCTGGAGTTCCTACTTCAAGGCATATCTGAGTTTGATATCACGGGTGGTGCGCTGGCTTCTGAGATTCTAGTTCACGGACGGCTCGCCTTCCCTATTGGAATGACCGAAGACAAACGGCCATTCCTGGCAGCCACCTATTATGGACTTGgacgtgttgttgttgtgagtcATGAAGGATTTCTTGGACGAAAG GAACTCTCTGCATTTTGGACCAATGCTATCCACTGGTTGGATGACGGCCGAAGAGGCACTGTTGGCGTTCTGCAACATAACGCCCTCGACATTCTAAAAAAATCTGGGTTGAAGTGTGAAAAGAGTGATTTCAGGAAAGACctgagtgtgtttgtgtgttcagCTTACAGTGACAAACACATGCATGAGATTCAAAATTTTGTGGCAGAAGGAGGAGGCCTTCTGATTGGTGGCCATGCTTGGTGGTGGGCACAGTCACACAATGGTCAAAATCCATTGACAGATTTTGCAG GGAACAAGATCCTGAACAAAATGGGCTTGAGCATTTTGCGTGAAACCATACAGGGAGGTCACTATAAAGCCCCTGTGCCAAGACAGATTAGCAAAGACAACTACCACTTCCAACATCTTCTACAGCGCTTTGCTGCTCATGTAACTGAAGGAGAAGATCTTACCAAACATGAGGAACAATGCCTTAAAAAACTTGGAAAGGACTGTGCCACGTTTCTAAAAATGGACGCTCATGACCGTTGTTCATACGCGCAAGTCCTGTCCACCCTTACACACATCCTCGAGAAATCAGGCATTCCTCAG GTATGTGATACCTGCCCAGTGAAAAGTCCCAAAGACCATCTCCTACTCAAAGTGGGCACAGAGGTGTATAAGGTTTGCCCTGATCCTGACAGGCTGCTGCCTTACCTCATCAAGCAGAACCCTGTGTTACCTGTTGTATATAATCATAGGATTCCGGTAAACATAAGCACGGCAG ATCATGAAGAGTGGATCAGTACTGGTCTCTACCTCTCTCATGGTATGAGGACCTACATAGCAATGCCTCCGCAGATTGTGAAGAAGGGATGGAAG GTCCAAATAGGTTGCCAAACAGACTACCTTAAGCATGCCGAATTGAAGAGAGCCCCTAGTGTTCATGAGCGATTTCCCATTGACACTGAAATGATGCAGGTTTGGAACTTGTGGGGAGGTCTCATCTACTTAGTGGCCCCACCTAAAACTCAAGTCAGAGGGGTTGAGATCATAGTGCAGATAGCTGTGCCAGCACCCTATTATAAATCTG GTGTGACAAAACTGGCTGATTGGGCTGTGCTGCGAACAGCTCCTTCCCCTTGGGCAGAGTTGGAGTTTGAAAATATCGTACTCACTGTACCGTCAGATGTCATCAGGGAACTGGATAGACCAGATACGCTGGCAGCACTTTGGGACGCAATCATGAGAAGCATTGCTGATCTGGCTGCCAAACCACACAAATTTCCTCGCAAAGAACGCTTTGTAGCAGATGTGCAGATTTCAAACG GCTGGATGCACTCGGGATACCCCATCATGATGCACAAGGCCTCGGCCACTGAAGTGGTCAAAATTGAAAATATCAAGTCTAAAGGCATGTGGGGACCAATCCACGAGCTTGGACACAACCAGCAGAGAGATTGCTGGGAATTTCGGCCACATACCACAGAGTGCACATGCAATCTTTGGTCAGTATACATACATGAGGAAGTGTTAGGAATCAACAGGGAAAAG GCTCATGGAGCTGTCAGTTCTGAAAAAAGAAAGAGTCGATTGGAGGAATTTGTGAAAGGGGGCAGGCAACTCAGCAAGTGGGAGGTGTGGGTCGCTCTTGAAACATACCTGCAG CTCCAGGAAAGATTTGGCTGGGATGCCTTCAAGAAGGTGTTTGCGGCCTACCACAAAATAAGCAATTATCCAAAGGACAACAATGGAAAGATGAACCTATACGCAGAGACATTCTCCAAAATTGTTGGACTGAACCTGTGTGGATTCTTTAAGGCCTGGAGCTGGCCAATAGAGAAGGCTACTGAGAAGACACTGTCCAACCTTCCTACCTGGGCGGACCACCCAATGGTCCGGTTTGGTTTAAGGGTTTTGCCTCTGGATTGA
- the LOC130917537 gene encoding TRPM8 channel-associated factor homolog isoform X2, translating into MSTEQSDHEGAYLSLMKGLKELDFRGSSVPGALLLTGEHAFPLVMNSQGHVLVAASKYGSGRIVVLGHEEYLTKFATLVENALIWLRGDGSRNTSVGVNNSVKAVADNLSKSRFQTKIVGAFHKNLDVGVFVTDTYSLNKNEKDLVAFLKNGGGVLIGGQAWHWAANHPKENMLLRFGGNKVSAVSGIYFSEHPAEDELLPVYPQIPASWMRVVLGKEVEVDLEFLLQGISEFDITGGALASEILVHGRLAFPIGMTEDKRPFLAATYYGLGRVVVVSHEGFLGRKELSAFWTNAIHWLDDGRRGTVGVLQHNALDILKKSGLKCEKSDFRKDLSVFVCSAYSDKHMHEIQNFVAEGGGLLIGGHAWWWAQSHNGQNPLTDFAGNKILNKMGLSILRETIQGGHYKAPVPRQISKDNYHFQHLLQRFAAHVTEGEDLTKHEEQCLKKLGKDCATFLKMDAHDRCSYAQVLSTLTHILEKSGIPQVCDTCPVKSPKDHLLLKVGTEVYKVCPDPDRLLPYLIKQNPVLPVVYNHRIPVNISTADHEEWISTGLYLSHGMRTYIAMPPQIVKKGWKVQIGCQTDYLKHAELKRAPSVHERFPIDTEMMQVWNLWGGLIYLVAPPKTQVRGVEIIVQIAVPAPYYKSGVTKLADWAVLRTAPSPWAELEFENIVLTVPSDVIRELDRPDTLAALWDAIMRSIADLAAKPHKFPRKERFVADVQISNGWMHSGYPIMMHKASATEVVKIENIKSKGMWGPIHELGHNQQRDCWEFRPHTTECTCNLWSVYIHEEVLGINREKAHGAVSSEKRKSRLEEFVKGGRQLSKWEVWVALETYLQLQERFGWDAFKKVFAAYHKISNYPKDNNGKMNLYAETFSKIVGLNLCGFFKAWSWPIEKATEKTLSNLPTWADHPMVRFGLRVLPLD; encoded by the exons ATGTCGACCGAACAAAGTGACCATGAGGGGGCTTATTTGTCCCTGATGAAAGGCTTGAAAGAGCTGGACTTCCGTGGTTCTTCTGTTCCCGGTGCCCTGCTGCTGACAGGAGAACATGCATTTCCTTTGGTAATGAACAGCCAAGGCCATGTCCTGGTGGCTGCCTCCAAGTATGGCTCTGGAAGAATTGTGGTCCTGGGACATGAGGAGTACTTGACAAAGTTTGCGACTCTGGTAGAAAATGCTCTGATTTGGCTGAGAGGAGATGGTTCGCGCAACACGTCTGTGGGGGTCAACAACAGCGTTAAAGCAGTTGCTGATAATCTCAGCAAATCCCGCTTCCAAACTAAAATTGTGGGTGCATTCCATAAGAATCTGGATGTTGGTGTGTTTGTAACAGACACCTACAGCCTTAATAAAAATGAGAAGGACCTGGTGGCATTTCTGAAAAATGGTGGTGGAGTGTTGATTGGAGGGCAAGCATGGCATTGGGCTGCAAACCACCCCAAGGAGAACATGCTGCTTCGCTTTGGAGGAAATAAAGTTTCTGCTGTGTCTGGGATATATTTCTCTGAACATCCAGCTGAAGATGAACTGTTGCCAGTTTATCCTCAGATTCCAGCCTCATGGATGCGTGTGGT ACTGGGAAAGGAAGTTGAGGTGGATCTGGAGTTCCTACTTCAAGGCATATCTGAGTTTGATATCACGGGTGGTGCGCTGGCTTCTGAGATTCTAGTTCACGGACGGCTCGCCTTCCCTATTGGAATGACCGAAGACAAACGGCCATTCCTGGCAGCCACCTATTATGGACTTGgacgtgttgttgttgtgagtcATGAAGGATTTCTTGGACGAAAG GAACTCTCTGCATTTTGGACCAATGCTATCCACTGGTTGGATGACGGCCGAAGAGGCACTGTTGGCGTTCTGCAACATAACGCCCTCGACATTCTAAAAAAATCTGGGTTGAAGTGTGAAAAGAGTGATTTCAGGAAAGACctgagtgtgtttgtgtgttcagCTTACAGTGACAAACACATGCATGAGATTCAAAATTTTGTGGCAGAAGGAGGAGGCCTTCTGATTGGTGGCCATGCTTGGTGGTGGGCACAGTCACACAATGGTCAAAATCCATTGACAGATTTTGCAG GGAACAAGATCCTGAACAAAATGGGCTTGAGCATTTTGCGTGAAACCATACAGGGAGGTCACTATAAAGCCCCTGTGCCAAGACAGATTAGCAAAGACAACTACCACTTCCAACATCTTCTACAGCGCTTTGCTGCTCATGTAACTGAAGGAGAAGATCTTACCAAACATGAGGAACAATGCCTTAAAAAACTTGGAAAGGACTGTGCCACGTTTCTAAAAATGGACGCTCATGACCGTTGTTCATACGCGCAAGTCCTGTCCACCCTTACACACATCCTCGAGAAATCAGGCATTCCTCAG GTATGTGATACCTGCCCAGTGAAAAGTCCCAAAGACCATCTCCTACTCAAAGTGGGCACAGAGGTGTATAAGGTTTGCCCTGATCCTGACAGGCTGCTGCCTTACCTCATCAAGCAGAACCCTGTGTTACCTGTTGTATATAATCATAGGATTCCGGTAAACATAAGCACGGCAG ATCATGAAGAGTGGATCAGTACTGGTCTCTACCTCTCTCATGGTATGAGGACCTACATAGCAATGCCTCCGCAGATTGTGAAGAAGGGATGGAAG GTCCAAATAGGTTGCCAAACAGACTACCTTAAGCATGCCGAATTGAAGAGAGCCCCTAGTGTTCATGAGCGATTTCCCATTGACACTGAAATGATGCAGGTTTGGAACTTGTGGGGAGGTCTCATCTACTTAGTGGCCCCACCTAAAACTCAAGTCAGAGGGGTTGAGATCATAGTGCAGATAGCTGTGCCAGCACCCTATTATAAATCTG GTGTGACAAAACTGGCTGATTGGGCTGTGCTGCGAACAGCTCCTTCCCCTTGGGCAGAGTTGGAGTTTGAAAATATCGTACTCACTGTACCGTCAGATGTCATCAGGGAACTGGATAGACCAGATACGCTGGCAGCACTTTGGGACGCAATCATGAGAAGCATTGCTGATCTGGCTGCCAAACCACACAAATTTCCTCGCAAAGAACGCTTTGTAGCAGATGTGCAGATTTCAAACG GCTGGATGCACTCGGGATACCCCATCATGATGCACAAGGCCTCGGCCACTGAAGTGGTCAAAATTGAAAATATCAAGTCTAAAGGCATGTGGGGACCAATCCACGAGCTTGGACACAACCAGCAGAGAGATTGCTGGGAATTTCGGCCACATACCACAGAGTGCACATGCAATCTTTGGTCAGTATACATACATGAGGAAGTGTTAGGAATCAACAGGGAAAAG GCTCATGGAGCTGTCAGTTCTGAAAAAAGAAAGAGTCGATTGGAGGAATTTGTGAAAGGGGGCAGGCAACTCAGCAAGTGGGAGGTGTGGGTCGCTCTTGAAACATACCTGCAG CTCCAGGAAAGATTTGGCTGGGATGCCTTCAAGAAGGTGTTTGCGGCCTACCACAAAATAAGCAATTATCCAAAGGACAACAATGGAAAGATGAACCTATACGCAGAGACATTCTCCAAAATTGTTGGACTGAACCTGTGTGGATTCTTTAAGGCCTGGAGCTGGCCAATAGAGAAGGCTACTGAGAAGACACTGTCCAACCTTCCTACCTGGGCGGACCACCCAATGGTCCGGTTTGGTTTAAGGGTTTTGCCTCTGGATTGA